From Novipirellula galeiformis, the proteins below share one genomic window:
- a CDS encoding DUF1559 domain-containing protein — protein sequence MSRRSRRGFTLVELLVVIAIIGVLVGLLLPAVQAAREAARRMSCSNNMKQIGLALHNYHSAFNRFPYSTSGAGSIDSGSAIPGLTKVRNHRGWLGLLPYIEQQALYDQADMSLATGAYERDTSKATLSGPKPGQPGNANDIVVSTAVEAFLCPSDSNSTHYSDTSSAHYSISPGSTTLKGAYTNYDFSIRRTFNSGVIWSEDAMTTRRMFGFDDSSRMRDLTDGTSNTVAVCETLRNIIDGVAATWGYSKWVGHGVDIVWSRGINDNECCGWTSPPYAQQRLPSRLGEWGTSGSLHPGGAQYTLGDGSVRFISESIDYTTLQRLAYIADGQVLADF from the coding sequence ATGAGTCGTCGTTCAAGAAGGGGCTTTACGCTCGTTGAATTATTGGTGGTGATTGCCATCATCGGAGTATTAGTCGGATTGTTGTTGCCCGCGGTGCAGGCGGCGCGTGAAGCGGCGCGGCGGATGTCGTGTAGCAACAACATGAAACAGATTGGCTTGGCGTTGCACAATTATCACAGCGCCTTTAACAGGTTCCCCTATTCGACCTCGGGGGCCGGATCGATTGATAGTGGCAGTGCGATCCCAGGACTGACCAAGGTTCGTAACCATCGCGGATGGCTAGGTTTGTTGCCTTACATTGAACAGCAAGCGTTGTACGATCAAGCCGATATGTCGCTGGCGACCGGGGCGTACGAGCGGGATACATCCAAGGCCACTCTTTCGGGGCCGAAGCCAGGGCAGCCTGGCAATGCCAATGACATCGTTGTCAGCACGGCGGTGGAGGCGTTTTTGTGTCCCTCGGATTCGAATTCCACCCACTACTCCGACACGTCGAGTGCTCATTACTCGATTTCCCCTGGGTCAACGACGCTCAAGGGGGCCTACACCAATTATGACTTCAGCATTCGGCGGACCTTTAATTCGGGGGTCATCTGGAGTGAAGATGCGATGACGACGCGCCGTATGTTTGGTTTTGACGACTCCTCGCGGATGCGAGATCTTACCGATGGAACCAGCAATACCGTGGCGGTCTGTGAGACGCTGCGCAACATTATTGATGGAGTGGCGGCGACCTGGGGATACTCCAAATGGGTTGGCCATGGAGTGGATATCGTTTGGTCTCGCGGGATCAACGACAATGAGTGTTGCGGTTGGACATCGCCACCGTACGCTCAGCAGCGGTTGCCCAGTCGGCTCGGTGAGTGGGGAACGTCGGGCAGTTTGCATCCCGGTGGAGCTCAATACACCTTGGGCGACGGCTCGGTTCGTTTCATTAGCGAGTCGATCGATTACACCACGTTGCAGCGGTTAGCGTATATCGCTGATGGTCAAGTGTTGGCGGATTTTTAA
- a CDS encoding endonuclease/exonuclease/phosphatase family protein gives MKMSFIAILACLIVTTTSADETSRLMSYNIRYLSPNDGKDHWDHRVDDVAKAIQQADIVGLQEATRKQIDDLAARLPDFYWYGLGRSDGADGGEFSPLFWRRDQFDVVRKGTFWLGPDPGAIGMNAWGANLPRICSWIEIHAKSNPQRWLLMNTHFDHQSAQARENSAKLLRSKAAELRDNLDVVVMGDLNALPKSRPLQHLLAGDLEGVTFFDSIAQSAAMPTGPQGTFNGFKKLNLSGRIDYILLSDPKANVTTHQTLDPRTSSGRFASDHQAVMITIASPAQ, from the coding sequence ATGAAGATGTCTTTCATTGCGATTCTCGCTTGTCTGATCGTCACGACCACCAGCGCAGACGAGACGTCGCGTCTGATGAGCTACAACATTCGTTACTTAAGTCCAAATGATGGCAAGGATCATTGGGATCACCGAGTCGATGACGTTGCCAAAGCGATCCAGCAAGCCGATATCGTTGGATTGCAAGAAGCAACACGAAAGCAGATCGATGATCTCGCGGCGCGGTTGCCCGATTTTTATTGGTATGGTCTGGGACGCAGCGACGGCGCCGACGGGGGTGAGTTCTCACCTCTATTTTGGCGACGAGACCAATTTGACGTGGTGCGTAAGGGAACCTTTTGGCTTGGTCCCGATCCAGGAGCCATCGGTATGAACGCCTGGGGGGCGAATCTGCCGCGGATTTGTTCGTGGATTGAAATCCATGCAAAATCCAACCCTCAGCGGTGGCTCTTGATGAACACGCACTTCGATCATCAAAGTGCCCAGGCACGTGAAAACTCGGCGAAGCTATTGCGCAGCAAAGCCGCCGAATTGCGAGACAACCTTGATGTCGTCGTGATGGGCGACCTCAACGCGCTCCCCAAATCGAGACCGCTGCAACATTTGCTCGCAGGCGATCTCGAGGGGGTCACCTTTTTCGACTCCATCGCACAAAGTGCTGCCATGCCCACAGGCCCCCAAGGGACGTTCAATGGGTTCAAGAAGTTAAACTTGTCCGGCAGAATCGACTACATCCTGTTGAGCGATCCCAAAGCAAACGTGACCACGCATCAGACACTTGACCCGAGAACTTCATCGGGGCGTTTCGCCAGCGATCATCAAGCCGTGATGATCACGATCGCTTCGCCGGCGCAGTGA
- a CDS encoding DUF1559 domain-containing protein, with protein MNPRSRNGFTLVELLVVIAIIGVLVGLLLPAVQAAREAARRMSCSNNMKQIGLALHNYHSAFQKFPYSAGGAGSITSGSAIPGMNNVRNHRGWLGLLPYIEQQALYDQADLSMATGGYVRDSGQSSIGGPRPGEPGNVNDVVVSTAVEAFLCPSDSNPTNYATTNSDAYSISNGTTTLKGAYTNYEFSIRRTSSSAAKWTEDSMTTRRMFGFDDWSRIRDLTDGTSNTVAICETLRACIDGVAQTWGYTKWVGNGVDLVWARGINDNECCGWDASPYQRESLPSRLGEWSTSGSLHPGGAQYTLGDGSVRFITDSTDYITLQRLAYVSDNQVLEGF; from the coding sequence ATGAATCCTCGTTCAAGAAATGGCTTTACCCTCGTTGAATTGCTGGTGGTGATTGCCATCATCGGGGTTTTAGTTGGGTTGTTGTTACCCGCCGTCCAAGCAGCGCGGGAAGCCGCTCGGCGGATGTCGTGTTCGAACAACATGAAGCAAATCGGATTGGCATTGCACAATTACCACAGTGCCTTTCAGAAGTTCCCTTATTCGGCGGGAGGAGCTGGTTCAATCACCTCGGGCAGTGCCATTCCGGGAATGAACAATGTGCGCAATCACCGCGGTTGGTTGGGCTTGCTGCCTTACATCGAGCAACAAGCGCTCTACGACCAAGCCGATTTGTCGATGGCGACCGGTGGCTATGTGCGGGATTCAGGCCAGAGCTCCATTGGGGGACCGCGGCCAGGAGAGCCTGGCAATGTCAATGACGTTGTCGTCAGTACGGCGGTGGAGGCGTTCTTGTGTCCTTCCGATTCGAATCCCACCAACTACGCAACCACCAACAGTGATGCGTACTCCATCTCCAACGGCACGACCACACTCAAGGGTGCGTACACGAACTATGAATTCAGCATCCGGCGGACTTCGAGTTCCGCTGCCAAATGGACTGAAGATTCGATGACGACGCGACGGATGTTTGGTTTCGACGATTGGTCGCGGATACGAGATTTGACCGATGGTACTAGCAACACCGTGGCGATCTGTGAGACGCTTCGTGCCTGTATCGACGGGGTTGCGCAAACTTGGGGTTACACCAAGTGGGTCGGCAATGGAGTCGACTTGGTCTGGGCCCGTGGGATTAACGACAATGAATGTTGTGGTTGGGATGCCAGTCCCTACCAACGTGAAAGTCTCCCTAGCAGGTTAGGGGAATGGTCCACTTCGGGCAGCTTGCATCCCGGTGGTGCCCAATACACGTTGGGCGACGGTTCGGTGCGTTTCATTACGGATTCGACCGACTACATCACGTTGCAGCGGTTGGCCTATGTCTCGGATAATCAAGTGCTTGAAGGTTTTTAA
- a CDS encoding DUF1559 domain-containing protein, with the protein MSRRSKRGFTLVELLVVIAIIGVLVGLLLPAVQAAREAARRMSCSNNMKQIGLALHNYHSAFKKFPYSAAGFGSMTSGSAVAGLTKVRNHRGWIGLLPYIEQQALYDQTDLSLATGAYERDTSKSTISGPKPGEPGNANDIVVSTVVEAFMCPSDTNPTNYTTTSSPHYSISPGTTTLQGAFTNYDFSVRRASESTPKWSEDSMTSRRMFGIDDWSRMRDLTDGTSNTIAVAETLRSVINGVAQTWGYAKWVGSGVDSAWARGINDNACCGWDSPPNSRAQLPSRLGEWSTSGSLHPGGAQFTLADGSVRFLSDSTESTIMLRLGYIADGQVLGEF; encoded by the coding sequence ATGAGTCGTCGTTCAAAAAGGGGCTTTACGCTCGTTGAATTATTGGTGGTGATTGCCATCATCGGAGTGTTGGTTGGATTGTTGTTACCTGCGGTACAGGCGGCGCGTGAAGCGGCGCGGCGGATGTCGTGTAGCAACAACATGAAGCAAATCGGGTTGGCGCTGCATAACTACCACAGCGCCTTCAAAAAGTTCCCCTACTCGGCCGCAGGATTTGGCTCGATGACGAGCGGCAGTGCCGTTGCAGGTTTGACTAAGGTTCGTAATCACCGCGGTTGGATTGGGTTGTTGCCTTATATCGAACAGCAAGCTTTATACGATCAAACCGATTTATCGCTGGCGACGGGGGCGTACGAGCGGGATACATCCAAGTCCACGATTTCGGGACCAAAGCCGGGGGAACCGGGCAATGCCAATGACATCGTCGTGAGCACCGTGGTCGAGGCGTTTATGTGTCCATCGGATACAAATCCCACGAATTATACGACGACGAGCAGCCCTCATTACTCGATCTCGCCCGGAACAACGACCCTTCAGGGCGCTTTTACCAACTATGACTTCAGCGTTCGTCGAGCTTCGGAATCGACTCCAAAGTGGAGTGAAGATTCGATGACGTCACGACGCATGTTTGGGATCGATGATTGGTCACGAATGCGAGATTTGACCGACGGTACTAGTAATACGATTGCAGTCGCTGAGACGCTTCGCTCCGTGATCAACGGGGTTGCACAGACTTGGGGCTACGCCAAATGGGTCGGTAGCGGTGTCGATTCTGCGTGGGCAAGAGGAATCAACGACAACGCCTGTTGCGGTTGGGATTCGCCACCCAACTCGCGCGCCCAGTTACCCAGTCGGTTGGGAGAATGGTCGACGTCGGGAAGCTTACATCCCGGTGGAGCCCAGTTCACGTTGGCTGATGGCTCGGTCCGTTTTCTAAGTGACTCGACCGAGTCAACCATCATGCTGCGATTGGGCTACATCGCCGATGGTCAAGTGCTTGGGGAGTTCTAG
- a CDS encoding SpoVR family protein: MNGKNLIYQGSEWDFDSLHRVHEAIEQIALQELGLDIYPNQIEVITSEQMLDAYAAIGMPLMYQHWSFGKHFAHEELLYRKGARALAYELVINSNPCVSYVMEENTMTMQALVIAHAAFGHNHFFKNNHLFRQWTRADRVLDDLAYAKHYVAECEQRYGLHAVESILDAAHALMAHGVSRYAPKRSLRAKDRIAKAALRHEHEQSTYNDLWRTLPSRSKSQPSEHQDHDAPSAESLHLPEENILAFLANHAPKLKDWQREILHIVRRTAQYFYPQRQTKMMNEGCATFIHYKIMNRLYDTGRIDEGSMLEFLHMHSAVITQPQFDDRRYSGLNPYAIGFAMMQDLAKICDDPTDEDRQWFPEFAGNGQAMATLRDAWSEYRDESFILQFLSPRLIRDMRLFAVGDESGLPYLSVDAIHNEEGYRDIRRQLAEQYDLLKHEPEIEVTEADLKGNRRLVLTHRVRGGRLLSKSDCNRTLCHIANLWGYRVRLIEIDSETGKTLNDYDVVAMP; the protein is encoded by the coding sequence ATGAACGGAAAGAATCTGATCTACCAGGGCTCGGAATGGGATTTCGATTCGCTGCACCGTGTCCATGAAGCGATTGAACAAATCGCACTCCAAGAACTCGGGCTAGACATCTATCCCAACCAGATTGAGGTGATCACCAGCGAACAAATGCTCGACGCCTATGCGGCGATTGGAATGCCGTTGATGTATCAACATTGGTCCTTTGGGAAACATTTCGCTCATGAAGAACTGCTCTACCGCAAAGGAGCTCGCGCGTTAGCGTATGAGTTGGTAATCAACTCGAACCCGTGTGTGTCGTATGTGATGGAAGAGAACACCATGACGATGCAGGCCTTGGTGATCGCCCATGCGGCCTTTGGGCATAACCATTTCTTTAAAAACAATCATTTGTTCCGCCAATGGACGCGTGCCGATCGGGTGTTGGACGACTTGGCCTATGCAAAACATTATGTCGCCGAGTGTGAACAACGTTATGGGTTGCATGCCGTCGAAAGCATTCTCGACGCCGCCCACGCCTTGATGGCGCACGGCGTCAGTCGCTACGCCCCCAAACGCTCGCTCCGTGCCAAGGATCGGATTGCCAAAGCGGCGCTGCGTCACGAGCACGAGCAATCCACCTATAACGATCTGTGGCGAACGCTCCCGAGCCGCAGCAAATCGCAACCGAGTGAACATCAGGATCATGACGCTCCCTCAGCCGAAAGCCTTCATTTACCCGAAGAAAACATCCTGGCCTTTCTCGCCAATCATGCCCCGAAACTGAAAGATTGGCAGCGTGAAATCTTGCATATCGTTCGTCGCACCGCCCAGTATTTCTATCCGCAACGACAAACCAAGATGATGAACGAGGGCTGTGCGACCTTTATTCATTACAAGATTATGAATCGCTTGTACGACACCGGCAGGATCGACGAAGGATCGATGCTCGAGTTTTTGCATATGCATTCCGCCGTCATCACCCAGCCTCAATTTGACGATCGACGCTACAGCGGACTGAACCCTTACGCGATCGGTTTTGCGATGATGCAGGATCTCGCCAAGATCTGCGATGATCCGACTGACGAGGATCGACAGTGGTTTCCCGAGTTCGCTGGCAACGGTCAAGCGATGGCGACGCTACGTGACGCATGGTCCGAGTACCGCGATGAAAGTTTCATCCTGCAATTCCTCAGCCCACGATTGATCCGCGACATGCGTCTGTTCGCCGTCGGCGACGAGAGCGGGTTGCCCTACTTGTCCGTCGACGCGATTCACAACGAAGAGGGTTACCGCGACATACGGCGACAATTGGCCGAGCAATACGACTTGCTCAAGCATGAACCAGAGATCGAAGTGACCGAAGCGGACTTAAAAGGAAACCGACGGTTGGTTTTAACCCACCGCGTCCGCGGTGGACGATTGTTATCCAAAAGCGATTGCAATCGCACCCTTTGCCATATCGCCAATCTGTGGGGATACCGCGTGCGTCTGATCGAAATCGATTCAGAGACCGGCAAAACTCTCAACGATTACGACGTCGTCGCGATGCCCTAA
- a CDS encoding magnesium chelatase encodes MNVVSETPKPSTLRELRETSWASKSVKQEIRDNFVRMLASGEELFPGIVGYEDTVIPEINLALLAGHDMLFLGEKGQAKSRIMRMLTRFLDEWVPYIDHPDLPVHEDPEKPISAAGKRLLRDTPAEDIKIAWWHRSNRYAERLSPGTKFADIIGEIDPAKLTGGVSMSAEEALSFGLIPRMHRGIFAMNELPELDDLVQVGLFNILEERDVQIRGYPIQFDIDLVILFSANPATYNRSGKVIPQLKDRIGAIVQTHYPSERDQGIEILQQEVGHDLESDYPVQVPYFMYQIVEEITNQARHSKYVDQASGVSARFSLANFRTLVASARQRGVIHGEKPAVPRISDLGHLYSSSLGKLELDLMGTHQMSERQVLDAVVAKAIEVVFKEYVEEHGLSEIAEIFRGGVRVEVGDLLPSRDYAERLRNVPPAWNKAFEVNASENDAVRASCVEFVLAGLFSMERISRSQRFGKIEYEC; translated from the coding sequence ATGAACGTGGTAAGTGAAACCCCGAAGCCGTCTACCTTACGCGAATTGCGGGAAACCTCTTGGGCGTCGAAAAGCGTCAAGCAAGAAATTCGAGACAATTTCGTTCGCATGTTAGCCAGTGGCGAGGAATTGTTTCCCGGCATCGTTGGTTACGAAGACACGGTGATCCCGGAAATCAACTTAGCCTTGCTGGCGGGACACGACATGTTGTTCCTGGGGGAGAAAGGCCAAGCGAAAAGCCGGATCATGAGGATGTTGACTCGGTTTTTGGATGAATGGGTGCCCTACATCGATCATCCCGATTTGCCGGTGCACGAGGATCCTGAAAAACCCATTTCGGCGGCCGGAAAACGACTCCTCCGCGATACCCCTGCGGAGGACATCAAGATCGCTTGGTGGCATCGCAGTAACCGATATGCTGAACGTCTCAGCCCAGGGACAAAGTTCGCCGACATCATTGGTGAAATCGATCCCGCCAAACTCACCGGCGGAGTCAGCATGAGTGCTGAAGAGGCGCTATCGTTCGGTTTGATTCCACGCATGCATCGTGGCATTTTTGCGATGAACGAATTGCCGGAGTTGGATGATCTTGTCCAAGTCGGGTTGTTCAATATCCTCGAAGAACGCGATGTGCAAATCCGTGGTTATCCCATTCAATTTGATATCGATTTGGTGATTTTGTTTTCGGCGAATCCAGCGACTTATAATCGTAGTGGTAAAGTCATTCCGCAGCTGAAGGACCGCATCGGCGCGATTGTCCAGACGCATTATCCGAGTGAACGAGATCAAGGAATTGAGATCCTACAACAGGAGGTGGGACACGATCTTGAAAGCGATTATCCGGTGCAAGTGCCGTACTTTATGTACCAAATCGTCGAAGAGATCACCAACCAAGCTCGTCATAGCAAGTACGTCGATCAAGCCTCTGGTGTTTCCGCTCGATTCTCACTGGCAAACTTTCGCACACTTGTCGCATCGGCCCGACAACGGGGGGTGATCCATGGCGAGAAACCGGCCGTCCCACGAATCAGTGATTTGGGACATCTCTATTCCAGTTCGCTTGGAAAGCTTGAGCTCGATTTGATGGGGACCCATCAAATGAGTGAGCGGCAAGTGCTCGATGCCGTCGTGGCAAAAGCCATCGAAGTCGTCTTCAAAGAGTATGTGGAAGAGCATGGTTTGTCGGAGATCGCCGAAATCTTTCGTGGCGGGGTTCGCGTGGAAGTCGGTGATTTGCTGCCTAGCCGTGACTACGCCGAGCGACTACGGAATGTCCCACCCGCTTGGAACAAGGCGTTTGAGGTCAACGCCAGCGAGAATGATGCGGTCAGGGCCAGTTGCGTCGAGTTTGTTCTAGCAGGGCTGTTCAGCATGGAGCGAATTAGTCGCTCACAGCGATTTGGAAAGATTGAGTACGAGTGCTAA
- a CDS encoding YeaH/YhbH family protein: protein MHVIDRRQNPNAKSLGNRQRFVRRVKSHIRKAVKEAIRHRKVADLEGSEKVSISASDVSEPNFNFERGTGNRNYVLPGNRGYQRGDHIRKPSGAGGAGGATGSADGDGEDMFVFLLTREEFLDMFFDDLELPNLAKRKLKSMTTTSRTRAGYSVDGAPQRLNLRETMRRSLSRRIALGRPKLSQLDALLAELSQAQEDGDEEAVRRLTAQVTQTRRRMQRISYLDTVDLRYNRFEQRSKPTTQAVMFCLMDTSASMTEDLKDLAKRFYMLLHLFLTRYYQAVEIVFIRHTYTASEVDEQTFFYGRETGGTVVSSALIEMERIIKARYPVEDWNIYAAQASDGHNFDHDMPQTLALLEQSILPMCQYYAYIEVGDEPFRDESVLWKHYAKLVTPYPHFERAQVSEPSEIYPVFHKLFSSTKQTA, encoded by the coding sequence ATGCACGTCATCGATCGCCGTCAAAATCCCAATGCCAAGAGTCTGGGGAACCGTCAACGGTTCGTCCGACGGGTCAAATCGCATATCCGCAAAGCGGTCAAGGAAGCGATTCGTCATCGCAAAGTTGCCGATCTCGAAGGCAGCGAAAAGGTGTCGATCAGCGCCAGCGATGTCAGCGAACCGAACTTCAATTTCGAACGTGGCACCGGCAATCGCAACTACGTGCTACCGGGCAACCGCGGCTACCAACGCGGCGATCACATTCGTAAACCAAGCGGGGCAGGGGGGGCCGGTGGAGCGACCGGCAGCGCCGATGGCGACGGCGAGGACATGTTTGTGTTCTTGCTCACGCGAGAAGAGTTCCTCGACATGTTCTTCGACGATCTCGAGTTACCCAACTTGGCCAAACGCAAGCTAAAGTCGATGACGACGACGTCTCGCACCCGCGCGGGATACTCGGTCGACGGAGCGCCACAGCGATTGAACCTACGTGAAACGATGCGGCGATCCTTGTCGCGTCGCATCGCACTGGGCCGCCCCAAACTTAGCCAACTCGATGCGCTGTTGGCCGAACTCAGTCAAGCCCAAGAGGATGGCGACGAGGAAGCGGTTCGCCGGTTAACCGCACAGGTCACCCAGACGCGGCGACGGATGCAACGGATCAGCTATCTCGACACGGTCGATCTGCGATACAACCGTTTTGAACAACGATCCAAACCGACCACGCAAGCGGTCATGTTTTGCTTGATGGATACGTCCGCGTCGATGACCGAAGATTTGAAAGATCTGGCTAAGCGTTTTTACATGCTGCTACACCTGTTCCTAACACGCTACTACCAAGCGGTCGAAATTGTCTTCATCCGGCACACCTACACCGCGTCGGAAGTTGACGAGCAGACCTTTTTCTATGGGCGTGAGACCGGTGGGACGGTGGTCTCCTCGGCGTTGATCGAAATGGAGCGAATCATCAAAGCACGTTATCCGGTCGAGGATTGGAACATCTATGCCGCCCAGGCCTCCGATGGCCATAACTTCGACCACGATATGCCGCAAACCCTAGCGTTGCTCGAGCAATCCATTCTGCCAATGTGCCAGTATTATGCCTACATCGAAGTGGGCGATGAGCCGTTTCGAGACGAGAGCGTGCTGTGGAAACACTATGCCAAACTTGTCACCCCCTACCCTCACTTTGAACGGGCTCAGGTAAGCGAACCTTCCGAAATCTATCCCGTTTTTCACAAACTGTTCTCTAGCACGAAGCAAACAGCCTAA
- a CDS encoding carboxypeptidase regulatory-like domain-containing protein translates to MQMWKPFFCVLAVVSLGGVGCDSKPALDVVPASGTVFYDNQPIEGVTLTLVPQEGVKGRGGYAVSAADGTFKFQASPEAEGVVPGKYLVLFQKYTMPDGSPIPPGTSAADANFSNELSEVYSQPDQSPIYTTISDAGESDLKFELTARPQRRL, encoded by the coding sequence ATGCAAATGTGGAAACCGTTTTTTTGTGTTCTTGCGGTGGTCTCACTGGGAGGTGTCGGCTGCGATAGTAAGCCCGCCCTCGATGTGGTTCCCGCGTCGGGCACCGTGTTCTATGACAATCAGCCGATCGAAGGCGTCACGCTAACGCTGGTTCCGCAAGAGGGCGTTAAGGGCCGCGGTGGGTATGCGGTCAGCGCTGCCGATGGAACATTTAAGTTCCAAGCGTCACCCGAAGCGGAGGGAGTGGTTCCAGGCAAGTACCTTGTCCTGTTCCAAAAGTACACGATGCCCGATGGTTCACCGATTCCACCGGGGACTTCCGCAGCGGATGCCAATTTCAGCAACGAATTGTCTGAAGTCTATAGCCAGCCTGATCAGTCGCCGATCTACACCACCATTTCAGACGCTGGCGAAAGCGATTTGAAGTTTGAGCTAACGGCGCGTCCGCAGCGGCGTTTGTAA
- a CDS encoding VWA domain-containing protein codes for MDRRLGGVIHAYQKYDPVQFPSPSQPPPDLVSSAFEQALMYGNYHELTEEELARAIRLDPSQLASLGPSLEMLRAILEERKRKILATYECDTVQKKARKAFHQSAKQVRLPKTLDKHFQRAIAQEQPYLLESLWYQAGDDQSAAARDLLKVTQRMSDKHHIEELASSYHFTGLESMSIDKALEVKEELEKIDELLKQLEEAEKTAQIAIIDMDLLSEFTQPGDMQQLEEMRRQLENLAREQAERQGLEKDPNKQGGFRLTPKAYKIFQGRLLERIFSQLAPSRSGRHAGDVVGEGAVELQRTRPYEFGDSVANMDLPQTIINALLRQGDERPLRLRSDDIVVHQTRNHPKCATCVIMDMSGSMRYDGQYINVKRMALAMQGLIQSEYPGDFLRFIEMYTFAKLVSPGEIIELMPKTVTIHDPWVRLKADMSDDELSEHQVHPHFTNIQHALKLARQNLVNSDTPNRQIVLITDGLPTAHFEDEWLYMLYPPDPMTEQATMREARLCQKEGITINLFLVPSWSQNEEDIRFAYRLAETTQGRVFFTSGRDLDRFVVWDYVQNRRDIIS; via the coding sequence ATGGATCGTCGACTTGGGGGCGTGATTCACGCCTATCAAAAATATGACCCGGTACAGTTTCCGTCTCCCTCTCAGCCGCCACCAGACCTGGTTTCCTCGGCGTTTGAACAAGCGTTGATGTACGGCAACTATCACGAGTTAACCGAAGAGGAGCTCGCTCGGGCGATCCGCTTGGACCCTAGTCAGCTTGCCAGCCTTGGACCCAGCTTGGAGATGCTGCGCGCGATCTTGGAAGAACGTAAACGCAAAATTCTAGCCACCTACGAATGCGATACCGTTCAAAAGAAGGCGCGCAAAGCGTTCCATCAATCGGCCAAACAGGTTCGTTTGCCGAAAACGCTCGACAAGCATTTTCAACGCGCCATCGCGCAAGAACAACCTTACCTGTTGGAGTCGTTGTGGTACCAAGCGGGCGACGATCAAAGCGCCGCCGCCCGGGATTTGCTCAAAGTGACTCAGCGAATGAGCGACAAGCACCATATCGAAGAACTGGCTTCGAGCTATCACTTTACTGGGCTCGAGTCGATGTCGATCGACAAAGCGTTGGAGGTCAAGGAAGAGTTAGAGAAGATCGATGAGTTGTTAAAGCAATTAGAGGAAGCGGAGAAGACGGCTCAGATTGCGATCATCGATATGGATCTGTTGAGCGAATTCACCCAGCCCGGTGACATGCAGCAGCTCGAAGAGATGCGTCGCCAATTGGAAAACCTCGCCCGTGAGCAAGCCGAACGTCAAGGGTTGGAGAAGGATCCAAACAAACAAGGCGGATTTCGCTTGACTCCCAAGGCTTACAAAATTTTTCAAGGACGGCTGTTGGAGCGAATCTTTAGCCAACTTGCTCCTTCCCGCTCCGGACGGCATGCAGGTGACGTGGTCGGCGAAGGCGCCGTCGAGCTACAGCGAACTCGACCCTACGAGTTTGGTGATAGCGTTGCGAACATGGATTTGCCACAAACGATCATCAATGCACTGTTGCGGCAAGGCGACGAGCGACCGTTGCGATTGCGTAGTGATGATATTGTTGTGCATCAAACACGGAACCATCCGAAGTGTGCGACCTGCGTGATCATGGACATGAGCGGGTCGATGCGGTACGACGGCCAATACATCAATGTGAAACGTATGGCGTTGGCCATGCAGGGGTTGATTCAATCGGAGTATCCCGGTGACTTCCTCCGTTTCATCGAAATGTATACATTCGCAAAATTGGTTTCGCCCGGCGAGATTATCGAATTGATGCCCAAGACCGTCACCATTCATGACCCCTGGGTACGGCTAAAAGCGGACATGAGTGATGATGAACTCAGTGAGCACCAAGTCCATCCTCACTTTACGAACATCCAGCACGCGCTAAAACTGGCCCGGCAAAATCTTGTTAACAGTGACACGCCCAATCGACAAATCGTGCTGATCACCGATGGATTGCCGACGGCGCATTTCGAGGACGAGTGGCTATACATGTTGTATCCACCCGACCCGATGACCGAGCAAGCGACGATGCGTGAAGCCCGTTTGTGCCAAAAGGAAGGCATCACGATCAATCTTTTTCTGGTCCCGAGTTGGTCGCAAAACGAAGAGGATATTCGCTTTGCCTACCGACTTGCGGAGACCACCCAAGGCCGCGTGTTCTTTACCAGCGGTCGCGATTTAGATCGTTTTGTCGTTTGGGATTACGTGCAAAATCGGCGTGATATTATTTCCTAA